In a genomic window of Candidatus Zixiibacteriota bacterium:
- the nrdR gene encoding transcriptional repressor NrdR: MRCPFCGHMEDKVVDSRMVHEGNAIRRRRECLSCNRRYTTYEYIENQAFYVIKADKTREPYSRDKLRNGIELATNKRPVSAKDIDELVYNIEGDLFGMGTNEVTSETIGEMVMRRLRDLDEVAYVRFASVYRKFKDKTEFFEELKNLIDEREK, encoded by the coding sequence ATGAGATGCCCGTTCTGCGGTCACATGGAGGATAAGGTCGTCGATTCACGTATGGTCCATGAAGGCAATGCGATCCGCAGGCGCCGGGAATGCCTGTCCTGCAACCGTCGTTACACTACTTATGAATACATCGAAAACCAGGCCTTTTATGTCATCAAGGCCGATAAAACACGTGAGCCATACAGCCGTGACAAGCTCCGTAATGGTATCGAGCTTGCTACCAATAAGAGGCCGGTTTCAGCTAAAGATATAGATGAGCTGGTATATAACATTGAGGGCGACCTCTTCGGCATGGGAACTAACGAAGTTACCTCTGAAACGATTGGCGAGATGGTAATGCGCAGGCTTCGCGACCTGGACGAGGTGGCTTATGTCCGCTTCGCTTCGGTCTATCGCAAGTTCAAGGATAAGACCGAATTCTTTGAGGAACTCAAGAACCTGATCGATGAGCGCGAAAAGTGA
- a CDS encoding cytidine deaminase, whose amino-acid sequence MPDQDCRPGWDQYFMSIARLASLRSTCLRRKVGAVLVKNRRVLSTGYNGAPRNLAHCLEIGCLREQLKIKSGERHELCRAIHAEQNAVIQAAVSGVSIEGATIYCTTFPCVMCSKIIINSGIVRIICLEGYPDELSRTLLDEAEIEVEYMDSSQLVEITEFEGEELP is encoded by the coding sequence ATGCCTGATCAGGATTGTCGTCCCGGATGGGATCAGTACTTTATGTCGATTGCCAGGCTGGCATCATTGCGGTCGACCTGCCTTAGAAGAAAAGTCGGCGCCGTCCTGGTTAAAAACAGGCGCGTGCTTTCGACCGGCTATAACGGCGCTCCGCGCAACCTGGCGCACTGCCTCGAAATTGGATGCCTGCGCGAACAGCTGAAGATCAAATCCGGCGAACGGCATGAGCTCTGCCGGGCGATCCACGCCGAACAAAACGCTGTTATCCAGGCCGCTGTATCCGGTGTCTCGATCGAAGGCGCTACAATTTATTGTACCACATTTCCCTGCGTGATGTGCTCAAAGATAATCATTAATTCAGGCATCGTGAGGATCATCTGCCTGGAAGGTTATCCCGATGAGTTGTCGCGTACTCTCCTCGATGAAGCTGAAATCGAAGTCGAATATATGGACTCTTCCCAGTTGGTTGAGATCACCGAATTCGAGGGGGAGGAACTTCCATGA
- a CDS encoding divalent cation tolerance protein CutA — translation MAMDNSEFILVFTSAGSQIEANKIAEVLIKKRLAACVSIFPGVTSHYCWNDRKEEAYEVMVMIKALRRNYQALEDEIREVNSYEEPEILMVPIAGGSDSYLKWMKLSEECAGKKEG, via the coding sequence ATGGCAATGGATAACTCCGAGTTCATACTTGTATTCACTTCTGCCGGCTCACAGATCGAAGCTAATAAAATCGCCGAGGTACTCATCAAAAAAAGGCTGGCCGCCTGCGTTTCGATCTTTCCCGGGGTAACTTCGCATTACTGCTGGAATGATCGCAAAGAAGAAGCGTACGAGGTAATGGTAATGATTAAGGCGCTTCGCAGGAATTACCAGGCGCTCGAAGATGAAATCCGGGAAGTCAACAGCTACGAAGAACCTGAGATCCTGATGGTGCCGATTGCCGGCGGTAGCGATTCTTACCTGAAGTGGATGAAACTATCAGAAGAATGCGCTGGTAAAAAGGAGGGCTGA
- a CDS encoding aminotransferase class I/II-fold pyridoxal phosphate-dependent enzyme has translation MSFLKQVDPEIYEAIYSETIRQNEKIELIASENFVSAAILEAQGGVMTNKYAEGYPGKRYYGGCEYVDIAEDLARDRAKELFGAEHANVQPHSGSQANMAVYFAMLKPGDTILGMDLSCGGHLTHGHPVNFSGIFYNVIGYTVDKETEQIDYDNLAKLADEHKPKMIVAGASAYPRVIDFKKFREIADSVGATLMVDMAHIAGLVVSGLHPSPVPHADFVTTTTHKTLRGPRGGMILCREKYAADLDRTVMPGIQGGPLMHVIAAKAVAFKEAARPEFKSYQKQIVNNAKAMAEKFIDLGRKLVSGGTDNHLMLLSFIDDEKLNGKRVEKSLDKCNITVNKNTVPFDPAKPFVTSGIRIGTPAVTSRGMKEPEMVKIAELIDRVINNRKNETVYAEVRQDVADLCQKFPLYQGRLED, from the coding sequence ATGAGTTTTTTGAAACAGGTCGATCCTGAGATATACGAGGCGATTTACAGTGAGACGATACGCCAGAATGAAAAAATCGAATTGATTGCATCCGAGAATTTCGTGTCCGCCGCCATATTGGAGGCACAGGGCGGTGTGATGACCAATAAATATGCCGAGGGCTACCCCGGCAAGCGCTATTATGGTGGTTGTGAATATGTCGACATAGCAGAAGACCTGGCCCGTGACCGTGCCAAAGAGCTGTTTGGAGCAGAACATGCCAATGTCCAGCCCCATTCCGGTTCGCAGGCAAACATGGCGGTCTACTTCGCTATGCTGAAACCGGGCGATACTATTCTGGGTATGGATCTTTCCTGCGGGGGACATCTGACCCACGGTCATCCGGTCAACTTCTCGGGAATATTTTACAATGTTATCGGCTATACGGTCGACAAAGAAACCGAGCAGATCGATTACGACAATCTGGCAAAGCTGGCCGATGAGCACAAGCCGAAGATGATCGTTGCCGGCGCTTCGGCTTATCCGCGTGTCATCGATTTCAAGAAGTTCCGTGAGATCGCCGATTCTGTCGGTGCGACCCTGATGGTCGATATGGCCCATATCGCCGGATTGGTTGTGTCCGGACTGCATCCCTCTCCGGTACCTCATGCTGACTTCGTGACCACCACAACCCATAAGACACTCCGCGGGCCTCGAGGCGGTATGATTCTGTGCAGGGAAAAGTATGCCGCTGATCTGGATCGCACGGTTATGCCGGGTATCCAGGGAGGTCCCCTGATGCACGTGATTGCGGCCAAAGCGGTGGCCTTCAAGGAGGCCGCCCGTCCTGAGTTCAAAAGCTATCAAAAGCAAATCGTCAACAACGCCAAGGCGATGGCTGAGAAATTCATCGACCTGGGACGCAAACTGGTGTCGGGCGGAACAGATAATCACCTGATGCTGTTGTCGTTTATCGATGACGAAAAATTGAATGGTAAACGAGTCGAGAAATCTCTGGATAAGTGTAATATCACCGTCAACAAGAACACGGTACCGTTCGATCCGGCCAAGCCGTTTGTGACTTCCGGTATTCGGATCGGTACCCCGGCAGTGACTTCGCGCGGAATGAAGGAACCGGAAATGGTTAAAATAGCCGAGTTGATCGACCGGGTGATTAATAATCGGAAAAACGAAACTGTCTATGCCGAGGTTCGCCAGGACGTGGCTGATCTCTGCCAGAAGTTTCCGCTTTACCAGGGTCGGCTCGAAGACTGA
- a CDS encoding DUF296 domain-containing protein produces the protein MLYKKVENGYLLRLERGEEVMTSLLEFIRKFDIKSGFMVGLGACEELKLGYFDAVKGEYKDKEFKGEYEVTNLTGNIAWLKDGSPIAHVHITLSDEHFRAVAGHLWSGKVSGTVEIHITAFKDKILRTKDPETGLNLLDLEKAEL, from the coding sequence ATGCTGTACAAAAAGGTCGAAAATGGCTATCTTTTGCGTCTTGAAAGAGGAGAGGAAGTGATGACTTCCCTTCTGGAATTCATTCGTAAATTTGACATTAAGAGCGGTTTTATGGTTGGTCTCGGCGCTTGCGAAGAGCTCAAGCTGGGATATTTCGACGCGGTTAAGGGAGAGTATAAGGACAAGGAGTTCAAGGGCGAGTACGAGGTCACTAACCTAACCGGCAATATCGCCTGGCTAAAAGACGGCAGTCCGATCGCTCATGTGCACATCACTCTTTCGGATGAACATTTCCGGGCCGTTGCCGGTCATCTCTGGAGCGGAAAAGTATCCGGGACTGTGGAAATCCATATCACAGCATTTAAGGACAAGATTCTCAGAACCAAAGATCCTGAAACCGGTCTGAATCTTCTCGATCTGGAAAAGGCAGAGCTATGA
- the tatC gene encoding twin-arginine translocase subunit TatC, producing the protein MPFLDHLEELRIRLIKSLATVILFTIAAFVFSDKLISFLASPLPKVYYMAPTEAFMAQVKVSLAVGVAAAAPVILYQLWMFVLPGLYETESRVVFPIVISSIVFFYGGAAFCLFYVVPLALHFLMQFGSENVEPLISISEYFAFVVRLALAFAIVFELPIVAYFLGRIGILTHTMLSRGRRYAVVSILMLSAVITPPDIFSQVALTVPVYLLYELSILIVYLTGRRGGRKSKQEDPYRKNDDDLAG; encoded by the coding sequence ATGCCCTTCCTCGACCATCTCGAGGAACTGCGTATACGCTTGATCAAGTCGCTGGCCACGGTGATCTTGTTTACCATCGCCGCCTTCGTGTTTTCTGACAAACTGATTTCGTTTCTGGCAAGCCCTCTTCCAAAGGTTTACTACATGGCCCCGACCGAGGCTTTTATGGCCCAGGTCAAGGTCTCGCTGGCGGTCGGTGTGGCCGCCGCGGCACCTGTGATTCTGTATCAACTCTGGATGTTTGTATTGCCGGGGCTATATGAGACAGAGTCAAGGGTGGTTTTTCCAATCGTTATATCTTCGATTGTTTTCTTCTATGGTGGAGCCGCTTTCTGCCTGTTTTATGTTGTCCCGCTGGCGCTTCATTTTTTGATGCAGTTCGGTTCGGAAAACGTCGAACCTTTGATTTCAATTTCCGAGTATTTCGCATTCGTGGTGCGTCTGGCGCTGGCTTTCGCGATCGTGTTCGAACTGCCGATAGTGGCATATTTTCTGGGGCGGATCGGGATCCTGACTCATACCATGCTGTCGCGTGGCAGGCGCTATGCGGTTGTCTCGATTCTGATGCTGTCGGCTGTCATAACTCCCCCGGATATATTTTCTCAGGTAGCCCTGACTGTACCGGTTTACCTCTTGTACGAACTATCGATCCTGATAGTTTACCTGACCGGCAGACGGGGGGGAAGAAAATCGAAGCAGGAAGATCCCTATCGCAAAAATGATGACGATCTGGCAGGATAA
- a CDS encoding MTH1187 family thiamine-binding protein, with the protein MLLEFSTFPAGEKSYAETVSKVIDLIDKSGLPYETHALGTLVEGDWDEVMDLVKKCHMLLADDFDRVMTRITIDDRKGATGRIRGKVEDVEKVLGRKIKK; encoded by the coding sequence ATGTTACTCGAATTTTCGACTTTTCCCGCAGGTGAAAAATCTTATGCTGAAACAGTTTCAAAAGTAATCGACCTGATTGATAAATCCGGCCTGCCATATGAGACCCATGCGCTGGGCACTCTGGTTGAAGGTGACTGGGATGAGGTTATGGACCTGGTCAAAAAATGCCATATGCTTCTGGCGGATGATTTCGACCGCGTCATGACCCGGATCACCATAGACGACCGCAAAGGAGCTACTGGCAGGATTCGCGGCAAGGTTGAAGATGTCGAAAAGGTGCTGGGAAGGAAAATCAAAAAATGA
- the menA gene encoding 1,4-dihydroxy-2-naphthoate octaprenyltransferase, giving the protein MNFLKKWMIGVRLPFLTASAVPVIFGCALAWQKTGSFDFILFLVTLLGVSFAQMGTNLINDYYDHKTTDDDINKTPTPFSGGSRVIQDNIMSAREVFVGGMVTFGLAAVCGVYIWIAVRSTYGNEWTIPLLALIGFLSGFLYTATPVKLGYRGWGELFIGANFGALAVLGSYYVQTGLVSWMPVIVSLPISFLIAAVVYINQYPDYEADREVKKRHWVVRLGKKNAIGGYLFLIYGSYLATLIAVLFNMIPIYTLVVFLTLPLAINATKTLMANYDRINELLPANAATIKIHLLYGLLLSVGLVVDKVV; this is encoded by the coding sequence ATGAACTTTTTAAAAAAATGGATGATCGGTGTCAGATTACCATTTCTGACTGCTTCTGCTGTTCCGGTGATTTTTGGATGCGCTCTGGCCTGGCAGAAAACCGGGAGCTTTGATTTTATACTCTTTCTGGTAACCCTGCTGGGGGTCAGTTTCGCGCAGATGGGCACCAACCTGATCAATGATTATTACGATCACAAGACTACCGATGACGATATCAACAAAACTCCCACTCCGTTTTCGGGTGGTTCACGTGTGATCCAGGATAATATCATGAGCGCGCGCGAGGTATTTGTCGGAGGAATGGTCACTTTTGGACTCGCGGCTGTATGTGGAGTTTATATCTGGATTGCGGTTCGCAGTACCTATGGCAATGAATGGACAATCCCGCTTCTGGCGCTGATCGGATTTCTGTCCGGGTTCCTGTACACGGCTACTCCCGTAAAACTAGGTTACCGGGGCTGGGGAGAACTGTTTATTGGCGCAAATTTCGGTGCGCTGGCAGTTCTGGGCAGTTACTATGTCCAGACCGGCCTGGTTAGCTGGATGCCGGTGATCGTATCATTGCCGATATCATTTCTGATCGCGGCCGTGGTCTACATCAATCAGTACCCTGATTACGAGGCCGATCGTGAGGTCAAAAAGCGTCACTGGGTGGTCAGGCTTGGCAAGAAAAACGCGATCGGCGGATATTTGTTTTTGATATATGGTAGCTATCTCGCCACACTGATCGCTGTACTTTTCAATATGATCCCGATATACACGCTGGTAGTCTTTTTGACGCTTCCTCTGGCAATCAACGCTACAAAAACGCTCATGGCCAATTACGATAGAATCAACGAATTACTTCCGGCCAACGCCGCCACAATCAAGATACATTTACTTTATGGATTATTGCTTTCTGTGGGACTGGTGGTCGATAAAGTTGTATAA